Proteins encoded together in one Planctopirus ephydatiae window:
- a CDS encoding pilus assembly FimT family protein, whose product MKSSCTSAPSRKAYTVVELLIVIVIVGILASVGISAMESWGEQMLPVAARRLAADLRLARQLAIDQNTTYEVQFDLTGQSYRIVHTGTATVPLLVDPLAPPGSSQSGYVVPMARYQSRSSQAAGVRFKSVRVPVENRTVTNIPFASTGGAGPTRSADTEITLIHGSGASETSLILTVSWQTGQVWMP is encoded by the coding sequence ATGAAAAGCTCCTGCACTTCAGCACCTTCCCGAAAAGCCTATACGGTTGTGGAATTGCTGATTGTGATTGTGATTGTCGGGATTCTGGCCTCTGTGGGGATTTCCGCCATGGAGTCCTGGGGAGAGCAAATGCTGCCGGTGGCAGCCCGCAGGCTGGCGGCTGATCTTCGTCTGGCCCGACAGCTGGCGATTGATCAGAACACGACTTATGAAGTTCAGTTTGATCTGACAGGCCAAAGTTATCGAATTGTGCACACAGGGACAGCGACAGTCCCTCTGCTGGTCGATCCACTGGCTCCGCCGGGAAGTTCGCAGAGTGGTTATGTGGTGCCCATGGCCAGATATCAGAGCCGCTCGTCACAGGCGGCTGGAGTGCGCTTCAAGTCTGTCAGGGTTCCTGTAGAAAACCGGACTGTAACGAATATTCCGTTCGCATCGACTGGAGGCGCGGGGCCAACTCGAAGTGCCGATACAGAGATCACGCTCATTCATGGAAGCGGTGCATCCGAAACGAGTCTGATCCTGACTGTCTCGTGGCAAACAGGGCAGGTCTGGATGCCTTAA
- the pilM gene encoding pilus assembly protein PilM: MWYGKSTQYSPVGLLLQAGSVRAIQLDRSGRVCGAAVENLASQMSDSSIDYERAVIAILKRWWRNRLFRGWQVVLGIPSHELWIHNARLPQVPSEELPQVARFEAEERLPYAVDEAELRLIVAGDVKQDGVSKHEVILMACRKTAIQQQIQICERAGLVPQAIDTESHALIRFQQAVDASEKRTVVLHLGEKLSTVIFAEGERILFLKYILVGNYQFDRAIAEELELTELEARQLRTSVSHAEELNADDDVHRSVIDAIRSLLETVTNEVEMCLRYCKVTFRGRPAGQLWLSGEGVSSWLADYLGDRFGMPVTLCRDTQLDTHLTESLADQLPRHIGQIVHQSNSTPHGRSIYPDGAWVVALGLALRKFSLTTNLYQLAPSVRPKNHQLAAVLAGEASDAMTPSAGEPPAGVPHD; encoded by the coding sequence ATGTGGTATGGCAAATCGACCCAATATTCACCTGTCGGACTGCTTCTGCAGGCAGGGTCGGTGCGTGCCATTCAACTGGATCGATCAGGGAGAGTTTGCGGCGCTGCGGTAGAAAATCTGGCCAGCCAAATGTCAGATTCTTCCATCGATTATGAACGGGCCGTCATTGCCATTCTCAAACGCTGGTGGAGAAATCGACTCTTCCGTGGCTGGCAGGTGGTGCTGGGAATTCCTTCCCACGAATTGTGGATTCACAATGCCCGGTTGCCTCAAGTTCCCAGTGAAGAGTTACCACAGGTCGCCCGTTTTGAAGCCGAAGAACGATTGCCTTATGCCGTCGATGAGGCGGAATTGCGGTTGATCGTAGCGGGTGATGTCAAGCAGGATGGAGTTTCGAAGCACGAAGTGATTCTCATGGCTTGCCGGAAGACAGCCATCCAGCAACAGATCCAGATTTGCGAGAGAGCGGGGCTGGTTCCACAGGCCATTGATACAGAATCCCACGCCTTGATTCGATTTCAACAGGCGGTGGACGCCTCCGAGAAACGAACCGTCGTCCTACATCTCGGAGAAAAACTTTCTACCGTTATCTTCGCGGAAGGCGAACGAATCCTGTTCCTCAAGTATATCCTTGTCGGAAACTATCAGTTCGACCGGGCGATTGCCGAAGAACTCGAACTCACCGAGTTGGAAGCGAGGCAACTGAGAACATCGGTCAGCCATGCTGAAGAACTCAACGCCGATGACGATGTGCATCGCTCGGTGATTGATGCTATTCGATCGCTGCTGGAAACGGTTACCAACGAAGTCGAGATGTGCTTGAGATATTGCAAAGTCACATTTCGAGGCCGACCCGCAGGACAACTCTGGTTGAGTGGCGAAGGTGTTTCGAGTTGGCTGGCGGATTATCTGGGTGACCGGTTTGGTATGCCAGTGACCTTATGCCGCGACACTCAGCTTGATACCCATTTGACGGAATCATTGGCCGATCAACTCCCCCGCCATATCGGACAGATTGTCCATCAATCCAATTCAACGCCACATGGCCGGAGTATTTATCCGGATGGTGCCTGGGTGGTGGCGTTAGGTTTAGCCTTGCGAAAGTTTTCTCTGACGACCAACTTGTATCAACTGGCTCCATCGGTCAGACCAAAAAATCACCAATTGGCTGCCGTACTTGCCGGTGAAGCCAGCGATGCAATGACTCCTTCAGCAGGTGAGCCTCCCGCAGGAGTGCCCCATGACTGA
- a CDS encoding PilN domain-containing protein codes for MTEIDFLPAGYHRDREKRLQRRWHRVVSIVFAGLVITGTVGQWSRVSRDRTRLLHLQSSVATARAGVPEAAPLQAELDRLIEHERVIKVLEQDHSLASILDEVNGLRPPGVSLSEIHWQNPVSTMGNSASSNSGHPGRSSATSQNPQRPESLFAPGELLNRTLAELSQRQPTLQLIGLALDHLAMANYLNALEASNNFVEVRLELSHVRKLNDLELQQFQILLKLRPLGQFVAGTKDLSFDKHPAPEAKPVERIAPAPRPDFTNEHEIARDIVPHQTAEQSKLNKSTKN; via the coding sequence ATGACTGAGATTGATTTTCTCCCTGCGGGATATCATCGCGATCGAGAAAAACGGCTGCAACGTCGTTGGCATCGCGTGGTTTCCATCGTGTTTGCCGGGCTGGTCATCACCGGTACAGTCGGCCAATGGTCACGAGTTTCGCGAGATCGGACACGACTGCTGCATTTGCAGAGTTCCGTCGCTACAGCCAGAGCGGGCGTGCCAGAAGCGGCTCCTCTTCAGGCTGAACTCGACCGGTTGATTGAACACGAGCGGGTGATCAAAGTTCTCGAACAGGATCATTCGCTGGCCAGTATTCTCGATGAGGTCAATGGGCTCAGACCACCTGGCGTTTCACTAAGCGAAATCCATTGGCAGAACCCCGTGAGCACAATGGGTAACAGTGCCAGCAGCAACTCGGGTCATCCTGGCCGCTCGTCGGCAACCTCTCAGAATCCACAGCGTCCGGAAAGCCTCTTTGCTCCTGGGGAGTTACTGAATCGCACATTGGCAGAACTTTCCCAGAGACAGCCCACTTTGCAGTTGATCGGGTTAGCCCTGGATCATCTGGCCATGGCCAATTATCTGAATGCTCTGGAAGCGTCGAACAACTTTGTTGAAGTCCGTCTGGAACTGAGCCATGTGCGAAAACTGAATGATCTGGAGCTTCAGCAATTTCAGATCCTGCTAAAACTCAGACCACTGGGGCAATTTGTGGCGGGGACCAAGGATCTCTCTTTCGACAAACATCCTGCACCCGAAGCAAAACCTGTCGAACGAATCGCACCTGCTCCCCGGCCTGATTTCACCAATGAACACGAGATTGCGAGAGACATTGTGCCTCATCAGACAGCTGAACAATCGAAACTCAATAAATCGACGAAAAACTAA
- a CDS encoding secretin and TonB N-terminal domain-containing protein — MPASPFNTAFRAMALGFALPVTLFVGSEFWPSEWKSTPLVRGSTTATRSAAQFPQTDVPPASETRSALETRSTPATTSQRAISLSNVKPSVGQTAAADRLSSPAQSSISRPAQYSRNIPDSRNIPAVPEPHDLPEVDTQDLPVISFHTLPVDEPPLRQPHTGKSSPPGNRQIEAQLSGLERKIEMLAQAQTDRQQSDLERARALYDQMRNSQQLQQIENRLNELSLKSTQAQLTAPATSTQSSAVPVENKSSPETTPTTNPSKDDLLQQTVLPSTATPPEGESLPQIRVMPQIPHGPDGPGGTVTSDEKFDLQVEQAELPRVLELLAQMAGINILTSPEVVGKVTVNLQGVTLEAALDGLLRTRGYLYQREGDIVFVMTAREAEARRLASRKVLTKIYQPNYINVKELQQLVQPILTPTLGKVSITSPSSVGIAENATDAGGDSLSQRDAILVQDYEEVINEIDRVIIEMDIPPLQVIIDAKILSVKLTDDMAFGVNLALLGGDKNLAVTGNGASIATSSGFPGGTGSIIPPGAQFLANTAGLKYGFIAGDITGFIRALESIADTSLVASPQIRALNKQRAEMIIGNRLSYKTLAFNSTQTIENVNFLESGTKLIIRPFIAPDGLVRMEVHPERSRAVINQSTGLPDQDTTEVTTNVMVRDGQTVVIGGLISEESTESIDRVPVLGAIPLVGAAFRNKSSRIERTELIVLITPRIVDEFAAAAEGDILQAATEERAAHFRDHLSPVNRNSLTRAHYERAAFYLQKGELMRARQHIDAALHQNSADLDALQLRNEINTQIEAKTGEMFRWPGRNKKSARQAAAAAITPSPITPTVLLPSTGTTTVSQTTDTWEMPAELPPPPTPAPLPPPVPAPGF; from the coding sequence ATGCCAGCATCACCTTTCAATACGGCATTTCGCGCCATGGCTTTGGGTTTCGCCCTGCCGGTAACACTCTTTGTCGGATCGGAATTCTGGCCTTCCGAATGGAAATCGACTCCTCTGGTTCGAGGTAGCACAACCGCAACCCGCAGCGCAGCGCAGTTCCCTCAGACGGACGTGCCGCCAGCTTCAGAGACTCGCTCTGCACTGGAGACTCGCTCGACTCCAGCGACGACATCTCAGAGGGCGATCTCACTCTCAAACGTCAAACCGTCCGTGGGACAAACAGCAGCTGCAGATCGGCTCAGCTCACCGGCACAGTCGAGCATCTCCCGCCCTGCACAGTATTCGAGGAACATACCCGATTCGAGGAACATACCCGCAGTTCCAGAACCTCACGATCTGCCCGAAGTCGATACCCAAGATCTTCCCGTCATCAGTTTCCATACGCTTCCCGTGGATGAGCCACCTCTTCGCCAACCCCATACCGGCAAGTCTTCACCACCGGGAAATCGGCAAATCGAAGCTCAGCTTTCTGGATTGGAACGAAAGATCGAAATGCTGGCACAGGCCCAGACCGATCGCCAGCAATCCGACCTCGAGCGGGCGCGAGCTTTGTACGACCAGATGCGGAACAGTCAGCAATTGCAGCAGATCGAGAATCGGCTCAATGAACTCTCGCTCAAATCCACACAGGCGCAACTGACGGCACCAGCCACTTCCACGCAGTCGTCCGCTGTTCCTGTCGAGAACAAATCAAGTCCTGAGACGACTCCTACAACTAATCCCTCGAAAGATGATCTGCTCCAACAGACAGTACTTCCCAGTACAGCGACACCTCCCGAAGGGGAATCCTTGCCGCAAATTCGTGTGATGCCACAAATCCCTCACGGGCCGGATGGCCCTGGGGGAACTGTCACCAGTGATGAGAAGTTCGATCTGCAGGTGGAGCAGGCCGAACTTCCCCGTGTGTTAGAACTGTTGGCTCAAATGGCGGGAATCAACATTCTCACCAGCCCGGAAGTTGTGGGAAAAGTGACGGTGAACCTACAGGGGGTCACTCTGGAAGCGGCTTTGGATGGACTGTTGCGAACACGCGGATATCTGTATCAGCGCGAAGGCGACATAGTCTTTGTGATGACGGCTCGCGAAGCCGAAGCCCGCCGGCTGGCTTCACGAAAAGTGCTGACAAAGATCTATCAGCCCAACTACATCAACGTGAAGGAACTTCAGCAGCTCGTTCAACCCATTCTGACACCGACACTGGGCAAAGTCTCCATCACCTCTCCGTCTTCCGTCGGGATTGCTGAGAACGCCACCGATGCAGGAGGTGACAGTCTTTCTCAACGGGATGCAATCCTGGTGCAGGATTACGAAGAGGTCATTAACGAAATTGATCGCGTGATTATCGAGATGGATATTCCTCCATTGCAGGTGATCATCGATGCCAAAATCCTCAGTGTGAAACTGACGGATGACATGGCGTTTGGAGTCAATCTGGCTTTGTTGGGTGGAGACAAGAATCTCGCCGTCACCGGGAACGGAGCTTCGATTGCAACCAGTAGTGGCTTTCCTGGCGGGACCGGCTCGATCATTCCCCCGGGTGCCCAATTTCTCGCGAATACGGCGGGCCTGAAGTATGGGTTTATTGCTGGCGATATCACCGGGTTTATCCGGGCCCTCGAATCGATTGCCGATACCAGCCTCGTGGCCTCTCCGCAGATACGGGCACTCAACAAGCAGCGGGCCGAAATGATTATCGGCAATCGATTGAGCTATAAAACTCTGGCGTTCAACAGCACTCAAACCATCGAAAACGTCAACTTCCTCGAATCGGGCACCAAGCTGATTATCCGGCCCTTCATTGCTCCCGATGGACTGGTGCGGATGGAAGTGCATCCCGAACGATCACGTGCTGTGATCAATCAGTCGACGGGATTGCCTGATCAGGATACGACCGAAGTCACCACGAACGTCATGGTTCGCGATGGCCAGACCGTCGTGATTGGCGGTCTCATCAGTGAAGAATCGACCGAATCGATCGATCGTGTTCCAGTTCTCGGGGCGATTCCGCTGGTGGGAGCGGCCTTCCGCAACAAGAGCAGTCGCATCGAACGGACCGAGCTGATTGTGCTGATCACGCCCCGCATTGTCGATGAATTCGCGGCTGCTGCCGAAGGGGATATTTTACAGGCAGCGACTGAAGAACGGGCCGCTCACTTTCGTGATCATCTCTCTCCCGTCAATCGCAACAGCCTGACCAGAGCCCACTATGAACGAGCCGCTTTTTATCTGCAAAAGGGTGAGCTGATGCGGGCCAGGCAGCATATTGATGCCGCACTTCATCAGAACAGTGCCGATCTTGATGCCCTTCAATTGCGCAATGAAATCAACACGCAGATTGAAGCCAAAACTGGGGAGATGTTCCGCTGGCCAGGTCGTAACAAGAAGAGTGCCCGGCAAGCAGCCGCAGCCGCCATCACGCCGTCACCGATCACACCCACGGTATTGCTCCCTTCGACAGGCACCACAACTGTAAGCCAGACGACCGACACGTGGGAGATGCCTGCGGAACTTCCACCACCTCCGACACCCGCCCCGCTTCCTCCACCAGTTCCTGCGCCGGGATTTTGA
- the dapB gene encoding 4-hydroxy-tetrahydrodipicolinate reductase has translation MSVTTIGVFGATGRMGQRVLACAATDSSLKVSAAYERPTHPAIGTDVGEIAGLGTIGVPLAGEIGTPPDVIIDFSTPESSVELSKVCAERGLRLVLATTGFSAEQREVISQAAKKTAILWAPSMSLAVNVAMKLVADAGRALKDVSSGVDVEIIERHHRFKEDAPSGTALKFGEIVAQGMGQTEHVHGREGRIGQRPRNEIGYHALRTGDNVGEHTIVFGLMGETLEVTVRGNSRDSYAQGALTAAKFLAGRPAGLYSMADALGLNA, from the coding sequence ATGTCAGTGACCACAATCGGCGTTTTCGGTGCGACAGGTCGTATGGGCCAGCGAGTTCTGGCCTGTGCTGCGACCGATTCATCACTCAAGGTTTCTGCGGCTTACGAGCGTCCCACTCATCCAGCGATTGGTACAGATGTGGGTGAAATTGCCGGCCTTGGCACTATCGGCGTCCCACTGGCGGGGGAAATCGGGACGCCTCCCGATGTGATCATTGATTTCTCCACGCCAGAAAGCTCGGTCGAGCTTTCCAAAGTCTGTGCGGAGCGGGGATTGCGTCTGGTTCTGGCAACCACTGGCTTTTCTGCTGAGCAGAGAGAAGTGATTTCGCAGGCAGCGAAGAAGACCGCGATTCTCTGGGCGCCTAGCATGAGCCTGGCAGTGAACGTGGCGATGAAGCTCGTCGCTGATGCGGGACGTGCTTTGAAAGATGTCTCCAGTGGCGTCGATGTCGAAATCATCGAAAGGCATCATCGCTTCAAAGAAGACGCCCCCAGTGGAACCGCCCTCAAGTTTGGCGAAATTGTCGCACAAGGTATGGGGCAAACCGAGCATGTGCATGGTCGTGAAGGCCGGATTGGCCAGCGACCTCGCAATGAGATCGGTTATCACGCACTGCGCACTGGCGATAACGTGGGTGAACACACGATCGTCTTTGGCCTGATGGGCGAAACTCTGGAAGTGACCGTGCGAGGGAATTCGCGCGACAGCTACGCCCAGGGAGCATTGACCGCTGCCAAGTTTCTGGCCGGCCGGCCGGCTGGTCTGTATTCGATGGCTGATGCTCTCGGATTGAATGCCTAG
- a CDS encoding PulJ/GspJ family protein, with product MFLPPPDLTALETCRWLPEMQKHVLPGTRSFSTHRARGPGGFTLPELLVSMMIFSLLSAVIGSLSLAVHTAWTFSESMERARHESDAFHQRLNWMIRQAATYRDSSGVRQPGIFVIEQWGTAGLSANSSGDLLVLWSGGSNGNLVGGDFPNRTPLMSELVVYTWDAAPVPVLESQSVGSPLQTTARRLVEVTFPEDSQTVSFDAANFAATLREAVLSPSARRLPIITRLAITPLESTGNPSAPSFRGAIRFQLLQSPSTHELASGVRGSQAWKELPWYGGFCSNSAGQRVSHISWQIAIDPQASSPVSLATGGTNNASTGLLSGSQGVNLFVGSALKSWLHEGS from the coding sequence ATGTTCCTCCCGCCCCCTGATCTCACTGCACTGGAAACTTGTCGCTGGCTTCCGGAAATGCAGAAACATGTGCTTCCGGGAACCCGTTCGTTCTCGACTCATCGAGCCCGTGGTCCGGGAGGATTTACTCTTCCCGAACTGCTGGTTTCGATGATGATTTTTTCACTGCTCAGTGCTGTGATTGGATCACTTTCGCTGGCAGTCCATACGGCTTGGACTTTCAGCGAATCGATGGAAAGGGCACGACATGAATCCGATGCCTTCCATCAGCGTTTAAACTGGATGATTCGGCAAGCTGCCACCTATCGCGATTCATCGGGAGTCAGGCAACCCGGAATTTTTGTCATCGAGCAATGGGGTACAGCGGGACTATCCGCAAACTCTTCAGGCGATCTGCTGGTCCTGTGGAGTGGTGGTTCGAATGGCAATCTGGTGGGGGGTGACTTTCCCAATCGAACACCGCTTATGAGTGAACTGGTGGTCTACACCTGGGATGCGGCTCCTGTTCCCGTCCTTGAATCCCAGTCGGTAGGCTCTCCCTTACAAACCACTGCCCGCCGGTTGGTGGAAGTCACATTTCCTGAGGATTCTCAAACAGTCTCATTCGATGCTGCCAACTTCGCAGCCACTCTTCGTGAAGCTGTCCTGTCACCCTCTGCGCGGAGGCTGCCGATCATCACTCGACTGGCCATCACTCCTTTAGAGTCGACTGGCAATCCAAGTGCGCCTTCATTTCGCGGAGCCATCCGCTTTCAACTTCTGCAATCTCCCTCAACTCATGAGTTGGCGTCGGGAGTTCGAGGCAGCCAGGCCTGGAAAGAACTTCCCTGGTATGGAGGGTTCTGTTCAAACTCAGCGGGTCAACGTGTCAGCCACATCTCGTGGCAGATCGCGATTGATCCGCAAGCGTCTTCCCCAGTTTCGCTGGCAACTGGGGGCACGAACAATGCCTCGACCGGACTGCTGTCGGGAAGTCAGGGAGTGAATTTGTTTGTGGGTTCTGCTCTCAAAAGTTGGCTTCATGAAGGGAGTTAA
- a CDS encoding NAD+ synthase gives MKIALLQTNPTVGDLAGNARLVQEAAHMAASSGADLLVTSELVLSGYPPKDLLSRQGFVAACDRWIDQLAGQLPKELGVVVGHPTQRDCPQGRIANAASLIHEGKVLATIHKRLLPNYDVFDERRYFRPAQKLAPIPFRGEKLGIHICEDAWFHDPATFYATDPELLGDPVAELGKQGATLLINLSASPFEVGKSRRRHELMAYHARHWSIPFLFADQIGGNDDLVFDGQSFVLDANGACVATLPAFRRGLLQVDTQALPPRQISLQMPVESDLHEALVLGIRDYCHKSGFTDCVLGLSGGVDSALVAYLAARALGAEHVHGLLLPSRYSTDHSLEDAILLAERLKIDHCTIPIDAVHRAYETIAVLGEELASKPAGLADQNLQSRIRGAIVMARSNHHGWLALATGNKSELAMGYCTLYGDMNGALAPLGDLYKGEVYRLCEFINQQEGKEIIPANILTKPPSAELAPNQFDQDTLPPYDLLDEILRGLIDREESVAALSHKFPASTVEWVARRLDRNEYKRWQMPPGIKVSPRAFGVGRRMPMAARCDGDWA, from the coding sequence ATGAAAATCGCTCTCCTGCAAACCAATCCCACTGTCGGTGATCTGGCGGGAAATGCCCGGCTGGTGCAGGAGGCCGCACACATGGCAGCATCGAGCGGGGCCGATCTGCTGGTGACCAGCGAACTGGTACTTTCGGGTTATCCACCCAAAGACCTGCTCTCGAGACAAGGATTTGTTGCCGCCTGCGATCGGTGGATCGATCAACTGGCAGGCCAGCTTCCCAAAGAGCTGGGTGTCGTCGTGGGACATCCGACTCAGCGGGATTGCCCGCAGGGACGTATTGCCAATGCTGCCAGCCTGATCCATGAGGGAAAAGTTCTCGCCACCATCCATAAGCGGCTCTTGCCCAATTACGATGTCTTTGATGAAAGGCGATACTTCCGCCCCGCTCAAAAACTTGCACCCATCCCGTTTCGCGGTGAAAAGCTGGGAATTCACATCTGTGAAGATGCCTGGTTTCATGACCCGGCCACGTTCTATGCGACAGACCCTGAACTGCTGGGAGACCCCGTCGCCGAATTAGGGAAGCAGGGAGCGACTCTGCTGATTAACCTCTCAGCCAGCCCGTTCGAAGTCGGCAAGTCGCGGCGGCGTCACGAACTGATGGCCTATCATGCCCGGCACTGGTCGATTCCTTTTCTCTTTGCGGATCAGATTGGCGGCAATGATGATCTCGTGTTCGACGGACAGAGTTTTGTCCTTGATGCCAATGGGGCGTGTGTAGCGACTTTACCCGCTTTTCGACGGGGATTGTTGCAGGTTGATACCCAGGCACTTCCTCCGCGGCAAATTTCACTGCAGATGCCCGTCGAGTCTGATCTTCATGAAGCTCTCGTGCTGGGCATTCGCGATTATTGCCACAAGTCGGGCTTCACGGATTGCGTTCTGGGGCTTTCGGGAGGTGTGGATAGCGCGCTCGTCGCGTATCTGGCAGCCAGAGCCCTGGGCGCAGAACATGTTCATGGCCTGCTGCTCCCCAGCAGATACAGCACAGACCATAGCCTGGAAGATGCCATTCTGCTGGCAGAACGATTAAAGATCGATCATTGCACCATACCCATCGATGCTGTGCACCGGGCGTATGAAACGATCGCAGTGCTGGGAGAGGAATTGGCATCTAAGCCAGCAGGGCTGGCTGATCAGAATCTGCAGTCACGAATTCGTGGTGCCATTGTGATGGCACGCAGCAATCATCACGGCTGGCTGGCTCTGGCTACAGGTAATAAAAGTGAACTCGCCATGGGGTATTGCACACTCTATGGCGATATGAACGGTGCTCTCGCACCCCTGGGAGATTTGTACAAGGGCGAGGTCTATCGGCTTTGCGAGTTCATTAACCAACAGGAAGGGAAGGAGATCATTCCGGCGAACATTCTCACGAAACCTCCTTCCGCAGAGCTGGCCCCCAATCAGTTCGATCAGGATACGCTTCCCCCTTACGACTTGCTGGATGAGATTCTGCGAGGTCTGATTGACCGGGAAGAATCTGTGGCGGCTCTCAGCCACAAGTTCCCCGCTTCGACAGTCGAGTGGGTCGCCAGAAGACTGGATCGGAACGAGTACAAACGCTGGCAAATGCCACCCGGGATTAAAGTCTCACCACGAGCCTTTGGAGTTGGTCGTCGCATGCCGATGGCCGCCAGGTGCGATGGTGATTGGGCGTGA
- a CDS encoding cupin domain-containing protein, giving the protein MPVLIPSPTQIEAAGNKPKLIREFIGRVNSHESHISIAHMQSPGGWVEPGQTPEFDEYTLVLKGSLQVESNDGTLFVAAGQAVLARKGEWVRYSTPDASGAEYIAICLPAFSMETVHRD; this is encoded by the coding sequence ATGCCTGTTCTCATTCCCTCACCCACGCAGATTGAAGCGGCTGGAAACAAACCCAAGCTGATTCGTGAGTTCATTGGCCGCGTGAATTCCCATGAGTCTCACATCAGTATTGCCCACATGCAGAGCCCTGGCGGCTGGGTGGAACCTGGGCAAACACCGGAGTTCGACGAATACACACTGGTTCTCAAGGGTTCGCTGCAGGTCGAATCTAACGATGGCACGCTCTTTGTGGCAGCGGGGCAAGCTGTACTGGCCCGAAAGGGTGAATGGGTTCGCTACAGTACACCGGATGCAAGTGGCGCGGAATACATTGCTATCTGCCTGCCGGCTTTCTCGATGGAAACTGTTCATCGCGATTAG
- the queG gene encoding tRNA epoxyqueuosine(34) reductase QueG: protein MLIIPADKAMIAARLKQTLLDAGFALVGIAPAVSPLGLDRLQDWLKAGYAGEMSYIERRQHAYAHPENVLPKVASIVMAAWNYQPQGSQAGLHDSRQRGRIAAYAQLPEDYHHWLKEKLHPAVSFLREHFPNDRTRTAIDTAPLLEREYASLAGLGWFGKNTMLIDRQQGSYLLLAGILTQTELPPDAPHQTHHCGSCTRCLEICPTEAFPQPGVLDARKCISYLTIEQKGLPVEPLRKGIGPWLLGCDLCQDVCPWNTKRQKVWSRAQIANEQQLTTVTDNETREASLVEAENNPALFLTISEEAFQQRFGKTPLERPGRAGMARNAAIVLGNIGTFNDWPEIEHGLADSSDVVRSACAWAAVELALREPLLKSIAETALRNRLPLEDNSTEAVATYRELRAALDRLTSPPA from the coding sequence TTGCTCATTATTCCAGCCGATAAAGCCATGATCGCCGCTCGTCTGAAGCAGACTTTGCTCGATGCAGGTTTTGCCCTGGTCGGCATTGCACCGGCTGTCAGTCCGCTGGGGCTGGATCGCCTGCAGGATTGGCTCAAGGCAGGCTATGCGGGCGAGATGAGTTACATCGAACGTCGGCAACACGCCTATGCCCACCCCGAGAATGTACTTCCTAAAGTTGCATCGATCGTGATGGCTGCGTGGAATTATCAGCCACAAGGATCACAAGCGGGGCTCCACGATTCTCGCCAGCGAGGTCGGATTGCTGCATACGCTCAGCTTCCCGAAGACTATCACCACTGGCTCAAGGAAAAGCTTCATCCCGCAGTCTCTTTCTTGAGAGAACATTTTCCGAACGATCGCACCCGTACTGCCATCGATACTGCTCCGCTATTGGAGCGAGAATATGCCAGTCTGGCTGGCCTGGGATGGTTCGGCAAAAACACCATGCTGATTGACAGGCAGCAAGGGAGCTACCTGCTGCTGGCTGGTATTCTCACACAGACAGAATTGCCACCCGATGCACCGCATCAGACCCATCATTGCGGAAGCTGCACTCGCTGCCTCGAGATCTGCCCGACCGAGGCTTTCCCACAGCCCGGAGTCCTCGATGCCCGAAAGTGTATTTCATACCTGACAATCGAACAAAAGGGCTTGCCAGTCGAACCGCTGAGAAAAGGAATCGGCCCATGGTTGTTGGGATGTGATCTGTGTCAGGATGTTTGTCCCTGGAATACCAAGCGGCAAAAAGTCTGGTCGAGAGCGCAAATTGCGAACGAACAGCAGCTAACAACGGTGACCGACAACGAGACGAGAGAGGCTTCGCTTGTCGAAGCAGAAAACAACCCTGCGCTGTTCCTCACCATCTCCGAAGAAGCGTTTCAACAGCGGTTTGGGAAGACTCCCTTAGAACGCCCGGGTCGTGCAGGTATGGCCCGTAATGCCGCGATTGTGCTTGGGAATATCGGTACCTTCAACGATTGGCCCGAGATCGAACACGGTCTAGCAGATTCTTCGGATGTGGTGCGCAGTGCCTGTGCCTGGGCAGCGGTGGAACTGGCTTTGCGCGAACCACTTCTTAAGTCAATTGCCGAGACTGCATTGCGAAATCGATTGCCTCTCGAAGATAATTCAACAGAAGCAGTCGCCACATATCGGGAACTGCGGGCAGCACTGGATCGATTGACAAGTCCACCTGCTTAA